Genomic window (Streptomyces sp. LX-29):
GGCCGCAATGACCCCGACGACGACTGACACCGCGCCGGTAAGGCGCGCCGTCCTGTGCAGCGTGCACGACCGGCCCGGCTGCTGCGGGCAGCCTGTTGCTTCGGCGTCGAACCATCGGGGCGTTCGGCGGCCCCGCATCCGTGGCGCCGCCCGACGGCCGGGACGCCGATGGTGAGAGCCCTGCCGCAGAGGCAGCCGTCGCCTGAGAGCTCTACGGTGCGGCTGGCCAGCCACCGGTGAACGGTGACGTGCTCTGGCGCCCCCGTTCTGAGCACCCGAGCTTCTTTCGGCGTCTCATCCGACAGAGCGGGAGAGCTGCAGTTGCACCGGCTCGATGCGGCCGAGGCGGCATGCCCAGGCTGCGCCCTCCCAACGGCCTGCCCGGGGAGCGAAGATCACCGCAATGACGCTGTGGAAGCCCAGTTCCGGATCGTTGAGAAGTTTCCTGTAGGTGGCGGCGTCGCGAGCGCTGGGGATGGGGCGGCTGGCGGGGTGGGTGTGCCATTCGCCGACCCAGACGCTGCCGTCGCTCGTGAATGCCTCGTCGGCCAGTGCCTGGGCGTGTGCCAGGTCGCGGAGGAAGTAGGTAGGGGTGCGCACGGCGGCAGGTCCGGGGGTTCCGGCGTGGTGGACGGTGACGATGTCGTGGGTGTGGTGGCCCAGCAGGATGCCTCCGGTTTCCGTGGTGTGGTCGGCCGTGCGCAGTTCGGTGGTGACGATTCGTGTGGCCGGGGCGGTGAGGTGCACGGCGGTGACGGGCTGCTGGGTCATGGGGCTTCGCAGGTGGGGCAGCCGGATCTCGGTGGTGTGGCGGGAAGCCAGCGCAGCTCGGCGGTGTGGCCGAGGTCGAAGGGTGGGGCCCAGTCGGGTTGGCGACGCAGGCCGAGCAGGGCATGCTCTCCCGGCAGTCGCTGGTCGGGGTGTCCGGCACGTTGGAGGACGGTGGCGACGGCGGTTTTGGCTGCGAGCTGGGCCACCAGATGCAGGTCGGAGCCGACGGCGGTCATCGGCCGGTGGCGGGTGCCGGTGCCGTACCCGGCGTCCAGGGCGAGCTCGGGGTCGAGGCCGCCTGCCTCGGCGAGGGTCCGGCGTCTGCAGGTGAGGCAGCCGTGCTGGGGCCAGGGGCGCAGTCGCAGGATTTCGCCGAGGGCGCCGTCCTGCAGGACGCACGCGAGCACTGCGGTGAGGCCGGCGCGGCGGGCCAAGTGGCCGGTGACGCGGCGCGGGGCTACTCCGTCTGCCGTGCATACGACGAGGTGGGTGTCCGCGAGGAGGGCCCGGATGTGGTCGGCGTGCTCGATGACGTCGAGGGCCAGAGCGCTGACGGTGGTGTCGGGGCGCAGTGCGGCGAGTTCCTCGGCGAGGGCGGTGACTTTGTGCCGGCCGATGTGTCGGCGGGCGCTGGTGTGCCGGACGAGGTTGTGCCAGTCGAGGCGGTCGGGGTCGACGAGGGTGAGATGGCCGACGCCGTAGCCGGCCAGAGCGTGGGCGGTGGCCGAGCCGATGCTCCCCGCTCCGACCAGCATGATGCGGGTGTTCTGCAGTTCCTTTACGGGCCAGTGACCGCCGAGCTGCCGAATCCCGGTGGTTTCGGGCTCAGCTGACGCCTCGATGGGCTGGAAGCCCGCGCGGGTGACGTGCCAGGCGACGAGGTCGGGCAGACCGCTTTCGGGGAAGGCGTCCTTCACGCCGGGGGCGTGGGTGATGGCCACATAGCCGCCGTCGCCCGGCGTCTTGAAACCGCTGGGCACCGCGTCCTTGAACGCGTCCAGCTTCATGGATGTGCCCCGCCGTGCCCGCAGGAGGTACCAGAGCGCGTGCAGTTCACTGTTGGCCTGGTACCAGTAGCCGGTGGGACGGGAGTCGCAGCCAGCGAGCAGGCGAGGGGCAGGGGGCGGCGGGTCGACCGAGATGATGGAGCCGCCGCCCTCGGAGATGCCGCCCACCACCGCTAGGTCGTCCGGATGGCTGATACGCAACGACAGTCGGCCCCACGCGCCCGAGGCGCGGAATGTGGTCGCGGCGTCCTGTGGGATGAGGATCAGCACGAGGGACCGTCCTGTCCGCCGGTGTCCAGCTCAGGGTGGTCAGTGGTGTCCTCGGGTGACGGGGGCTGGGCCAGGAAGTGGTCGAGGCGATCGTCGGTGACGATGCCGCTGCCGGTCATCTGCTCGATCGTCTGGTGTTTCATCAACGCGTACTCGATCCGCCAGCCGGCGGCCTTCAGCAACAGATCGACAACCGACTCGCGGCCCGTCCATACATCGTCCCGCAGAAGGCACAGGCTGGCGTCACCGTTGACGTGCCAGCGGTGCTGGGTCCATTCAAACGGTTCGGGCAGTGGATCCACGGGAACGAGCCGGGGCGCCACCATGGGGTAGGCCTGGCTGTACTCCAGACACACAAGGAGCCCTTCCTCGCCGATCCAGGCGGTGAGATGCTCGGGCTCGGGCCTCTCGAAAGGCCAGCGGGGCAGCCTGCCCTCCCAACTCCCTGCTCCGGCCTCGTTCCAGACGAGGCCGGGGAACTGAGCGGTGATCTCCGCATGGTCACGGTGCAGTCGGCGCGGTTCGCACGTCCACCAGGTGTGGTGCGTGCGGCCGTTGGGCGTGTGTGCGGTCGTCATCCCTGGGGTGCGTCCTTGATGGGCCGCGGAGTGATGAGCGCGGGTGTC
Coding sequences:
- a CDS encoding Mov34/MPN/PAD-1 family protein, whose protein sequence is MTQQPVTAVHLTAPATRIVTTELRTADHTTETGGILLGHHTHDIVTVHHAGTPGPAAVRTPTYFLRDLAHAQALADEAFTSDGSVWVGEWHTHPASRPIPSARDAATYRKLLNDPELGFHSVIAVIFAPRAGRWEGAAWACRLGRIEPVQLQLSRSVG
- a CDS encoding ThiF family adenylyltransferase — protein: MLILIPQDAATTFRASGAWGRLSLRISHPDDLAVVGGISEGGGSIISVDPPPPAPRLLAGCDSRPTGYWYQANSELHALWYLLRARRGTSMKLDAFKDAVPSGFKTPGDGGYVAITHAPGVKDAFPESGLPDLVAWHVTRAGFQPIEASAEPETTGIRQLGGHWPVKELQNTRIMLVGAGSIGSATAHALAGYGVGHLTLVDPDRLDWHNLVRHTSARRHIGRHKVTALAEELAALRPDTTVSALALDVIEHADHIRALLADTHLVVCTADGVAPRRVTGHLARRAGLTAVLACVLQDGALGEILRLRPWPQHGCLTCRRRTLAEAGGLDPELALDAGYGTGTRHRPMTAVGSDLHLVAQLAAKTAVATVLQRAGHPDQRLPGEHALLGLRRQPDWAPPFDLGHTAELRWLPATPPRSGCPTCEAP